In Microcoleus sp. FACHB-831, the following proteins share a genomic window:
- a CDS encoding SMP-30/gluconolactonase/LRE family protein, with protein sequence MTNLRLRIACSLLFTIFVASPSVGENQSPYFRRNQIATTDQAQKTMDNNLQAILDDDAKLEKLASGFQFTEGPLWNPDGFLLFSDIAGDTIYKFTSNKKAEVFRRPSKKANGNTLDRQGRLLTAQHDDRRVTRLENDGKLVTLIERYEGKRLNSPNDLVVKSDDSIYFTDPPYGISSQQEELGFYGVYRLDKEGKLTLLVKDFVRPNGIAFSPDEKKLYVDDSDQSHIRVFDVQPDGTLANGRVFAELKDPSKQGRPDGMKVDLQGNVYSTGPGGVWIFSPSGDFLGAIAVPETTTNLAWGDSDYKTLYITAGNSLYSIRLKVAGVRPGTTGSN encoded by the coding sequence ATGACCAACCTTAGATTGAGGATTGCTTGCAGCTTGTTGTTTACTATATTTGTCGCGTCTCCTAGCGTCGGCGAAAATCAGTCGCCCTACTTCCGGCGCAACCAAATAGCAACAACTGACCAAGCACAAAAAACAATGGACAACAACCTGCAAGCTATCCTCGATGACGATGCAAAGCTAGAAAAGCTAGCTTCTGGCTTCCAGTTTACAGAAGGGCCACTGTGGAACCCTGACGGATTCCTACTCTTCAGCGATATCGCTGGAGATACTATCTATAAATTCACCTCAAACAAAAAAGCTGAAGTATTTCGCCGCCCTTCTAAGAAGGCTAATGGCAATACTCTAGATCGGCAAGGACGGCTGCTTACTGCTCAACACGACGATCGCCGCGTCACGCGCCTGGAAAATGACGGCAAATTAGTCACGTTAATTGAACGATATGAGGGCAAACGGCTCAACAGCCCAAACGATCTTGTAGTTAAGTCAGACGACAGCATCTACTTCACCGACCCACCCTACGGTATTAGCAGCCAGCAAGAGGAATTGGGCTTTTATGGTGTCTATCGACTGGATAAAGAGGGTAAGCTGACTTTGTTGGTTAAAGACTTCGTGCGCCCCAATGGAATTGCTTTCTCGCCAGACGAGAAAAAACTTTATGTTGATGATTCGGACCAAAGCCACATCCGCGTTTTCGACGTACAGCCGGATGGTACTTTGGCGAACGGGCGCGTCTTTGCCGAACTAAAAGACCCCAGCAAACAAGGTCGCCCAGATGGTATGAAGGTAGACTTGCAGGGTAATGTCTACAGCACTGGACCGGGGGGCGTGTGGATCTTTTCACCCTCTGGCGATTTTCTGGGGGCGATCGCCGTACCAGAGACTACCACTAACCTGGCTTGGGGCGACAGCGACTACAAAACGCTCTACATCACTGCTGGCAACAGCCTCTACAGCATCCGCCTCAAAGTAGCGGGGGTGCGTCCTGGAACAACGGGGAGCAACTAA
- a CDS encoding zinc ribbon domain-containing protein, with amino-acid sequence MPLYDYFCPSNNEQVEVMHGMNQQVTTWGELCNLAKRDLGSTPVDAPVKRMLSVPRLMVPTSDNDYKSMGFSKLVKRDRGVYENVTAQNGEPRIVSGPDN; translated from the coding sequence ATGCCCTTGTACGATTATTTCTGTCCTAGCAACAACGAGCAGGTTGAAGTTATGCACGGCATGAACCAGCAAGTGACTACTTGGGGTGAGTTGTGCAACTTAGCAAAACGCGATTTGGGCAGCACTCCTGTTGATGCTCCCGTGAAGCGGATGTTAAGCGTGCCAAGACTGATGGTTCCCACATCAGACAACGATTACAAGAGCATGGGATTTAGCAAGTTAGTGAAGCGCGATCGCGGCGTTTATGAAAATGTTACCGCCCAGAATGGAGAGCCGCGCATAGTATCTGGGCCTGATAATTAA
- a CDS encoding TspO/MBR family protein: MIRSWMVIGGVTLLVALASNFITPNDVKWFNRLQKPKWLTFIPAIPLIWTTVFICGAWSAYIVWEQSQGSQRKWWIMGFYLLLEVVTVAYNPLMLRLRSLKIGTIVGGTGAILSILLALAVWQVSGWASLLLLPYIIWSPIGTYTTWAIMRLNPDDA; encoded by the coding sequence ATGATTAGATCTTGGATGGTAATTGGGGGCGTAACTTTATTAGTCGCCCTAGCTAGTAACTTCATAACACCTAATGATGTCAAATGGTTTAACCGGCTGCAAAAACCAAAGTGGTTAACCTTTATACCCGCTATCCCTCTCATCTGGACAACCGTTTTTATTTGCGGTGCTTGGTCAGCTTACATTGTCTGGGAACAAAGCCAAGGAAGCCAGAGAAAGTGGTGGATTATGGGCTTTTACCTGCTTTTGGAGGTGGTTACAGTTGCCTATAACCCTCTGATGTTGAGGCTCCGCAGTCTTAAAATTGGCACTATCGTCGGCGGAACGGGAGCCATTTTAAGCATACTTCTGGCACTGGCTGTGTGGCAAGTTTCAGGCTGGGCGTCTTTATTGCTATTACCTTATATCATTTGGAGTCCAATTGGCACTTATACCACTTGGGCGATAATGCGCCTTAATCCTGATGATGCTTAA
- a CDS encoding glycosyltransferase family 4 protein — protein MENKHSLKILLVANTGWYLYNFRLPLARFLRRQGTEVVLVSPWDAYVERLQAEGFRWIELQLSRRSVNPLVELLTILHLTFIYLRERPSAVHHFTIKCVLYGTIAAGLSGTKAVVNAVTGLGYIFISNDLKARILRPVIRFLYRQLLTAKRVRVVFQNMDDLQAFAKGKLIVPDQTVVIKSSGVDVKRFSPRPSHPDAIPSPVVLFASRLLGDKGVIEFVQAARILKTKGYCATFQIAGAPDPGNPTAISETTLELWRNEGAVDLLGHTDKIENLIALSTIVVLPSHGGEGVPKILIEAGAMGKPLVATDVPGCRDVVNHGENGFLVPVKNARVLANAIEILLKDIQLCQAMGAAAREKVLREFDAQDVIRKTAKLYELMGVKLASNIAANE, from the coding sequence GTGGAAAACAAACATAGCCTCAAAATATTGCTTGTTGCTAATACTGGCTGGTATCTCTACAATTTCCGTCTACCTTTAGCTAGATTCCTCCGCCGTCAGGGAACCGAAGTCGTCTTAGTTTCCCCTTGGGATGCCTACGTTGAAAGACTGCAAGCAGAAGGGTTTCGTTGGATTGAATTGCAACTAAGTCGCCGCAGTGTCAACCCTTTAGTCGAACTCCTGACCATCCTTCACCTAACATTCATTTACCTTCGCGAGAGGCCATCCGCCGTCCATCACTTTACTATTAAGTGCGTTTTGTACGGAACCATTGCCGCAGGTCTAAGCGGGACGAAAGCAGTTGTCAATGCTGTAACGGGTTTGGGCTATATCTTTATCAGCAACGATTTAAAAGCTCGAATTTTGCGACCAGTCATCCGCTTTCTGTATCGGCAGCTATTGACTGCCAAAAGGGTGCGCGTGGTATTTCAAAATATGGATGACCTGCAAGCTTTCGCAAAAGGAAAGCTGATAGTTCCCGACCAAACAGTAGTAATAAAAAGCTCTGGCGTAGACGTGAAGCGCTTCTCACCACGCCCCAGCCATCCAGATGCTATACCCTCTCCAGTCGTCCTGTTCGCTTCTAGGCTGCTAGGCGACAAGGGAGTAATTGAATTCGTTCAAGCTGCCCGCATCCTGAAGACAAAAGGATACTGCGCGACGTTTCAAATAGCTGGTGCGCCAGATCCTGGAAATCCAACAGCGATCTCTGAGACGACTCTAGAACTTTGGCGCAATGAAGGGGCAGTTGACCTTTTGGGACATACAGATAAAATTGAAAACCTTATTGCCCTGTCAACTATTGTCGTACTTCCTTCACACGGAGGAGAAGGCGTTCCTAAAATTTTGATAGAAGCTGGAGCAATGGGGAAGCCACTTGTAGCAACTGATGTTCCCGGCTGTCGAGATGTCGTCAATCATGGAGAAAATGGCTTTTTAGTTCCCGTTAAAAATGCTCGCGTGCTGGCGAATGCTATTGAGATACTTTTGAAAGATATACAACTATGTCAAGCAATGGGAGCCGCCGCAAGAGAGAAAGTGTTGCGAGAGTTTGATGCCCAAGATGTGATTAGAAAAACTGCAAAATTGTACGAATTAATGGGAGTAAAACTAGCAAGCAATATTGCAGCAAATGAGTAA
- a CDS encoding nucleotide sugar dehydrogenase, whose product MSDMPSDRLGASASTPLSDRIAVIGLGYVGLPVALAFAKKFPGTIGFDTNVEKVNTLKGGVDPSRQISNENLKTANLYITADSAELSGRNFFVVAVPTPIDRNHRPDLTCLIKASETIGKVLKPGAVIVYESTVYPGVTEDICGSVLAKVSGLQQGIDFKLGYSPERINPGDRVHTLENLVKVVAGEDAETLERIATVYSSIIDAGVYRAPSIKIAEAAKVIENTQRDLNIALMNELALICDRLGIRTEDVLATARTKWNFLPFTPGLVGGHCIGVDPYYLTTKAEELGYHPQVILAGRRINDSMGTYLAQRLVKLLVEANLPIKGSRIGILGLTFKENVPDLRNSRVPDIVAELRQFGVEPLVHDPLVDPLEAQREYNIDLVPWQALSNLDGLIIAVSHQVYLDIPHSQLFACLREGGVLMDVKSVFDPATLPKTIHYWSL is encoded by the coding sequence ATGAGCGATATGCCATCCGACAGGCTAGGCGCTAGTGCATCCACACCGCTAAGCGATCGCATTGCTGTTATCGGTCTTGGTTATGTTGGTCTACCAGTTGCCTTGGCATTTGCTAAAAAATTTCCAGGCACAATTGGCTTTGACACCAATGTAGAGAAAGTCAATACTCTCAAAGGCGGGGTCGATCCATCCCGTCAAATATCGAACGAAAACTTAAAAACCGCCAATCTCTACATTACCGCTGATTCAGCGGAATTGAGCGGAAGAAATTTTTTTGTAGTAGCCGTACCAACGCCAATTGACCGCAACCACAGACCAGATTTGACGTGTTTAATCAAAGCTTCGGAAACGATTGGCAAAGTTTTAAAACCAGGAGCAGTAATAGTATATGAATCTACTGTATATCCGGGAGTAACAGAAGATATTTGTGGGTCAGTCTTAGCAAAAGTATCAGGTTTACAACAGGGAATTGATTTTAAATTGGGTTACTCGCCAGAACGCATAAATCCAGGCGATCGCGTTCACACTCTAGAAAACCTCGTCAAAGTTGTAGCTGGGGAAGATGCGGAAACCCTAGAACGAATTGCTACAGTCTACAGCAGCATAATTGACGCTGGTGTTTATCGTGCCCCCTCAATTAAAATTGCCGAAGCCGCCAAAGTTATTGAGAACACCCAGCGCGACTTAAACATTGCCTTAATGAACGAGTTAGCCTTAATATGCGATCGCCTGGGCATCCGCACAGAGGATGTTTTGGCAACAGCTAGGACAAAATGGAATTTTTTGCCCTTTACGCCAGGACTCGTCGGCGGTCACTGCATTGGCGTCGATCCTTATTACCTAACTACTAAAGCAGAAGAACTTGGCTATCATCCCCAAGTCATCTTAGCTGGTCGCCGCATCAACGACAGCATGGGTACATATTTAGCACAGCGTTTAGTCAAGCTTTTAGTTGAAGCTAATTTGCCCATCAAGGGGTCGCGGATTGGAATTCTAGGGCTAACATTTAAGGAAAACGTACCAGACTTGCGTAATAGCCGAGTACCGGATATTGTGGCAGAATTACGGCAATTTGGTGTTGAGCCGCTGGTACATGACCCCTTAGTAGATCCCCTTGAAGCGCAGCGGGAATACAACATAGATCTTGTACCTTGGCAAGCTTTATCCAACCTCGATGGACTGATAATTGCTGTCAGCCATCAAGTTTATTTAGACATACCACACTCTCAACTGTTCGCTTGTCTGCGCGAGGGAGGAGTATTAATGGATGTTAAATCGGTTTTTGACCCTGCTACATTACCTAAGACTATTCATTATTGGAGCCTTTAG